TGGAGCTCTGCTAAATACAAAAGATTGAATCAATTATGATATAATGAATGCAAATTTTGCTGACTGACATGAAAATGTTTCGAAACACATCCTTTGAATTTGTTACCGGGAGGAGATTTTGTAGCGTCTTGTTGTTCCTTAAAGTGGAATTGATGTTTGTGTTGGTGGCCAGTTTTTTAACCACATATGgcgattttgtttttgttatgcaTGTATTTTGACCTCAATTGGGGCGAGACGAGATACATACAAAAAGAAATCCTCCATTCTAAGAACGGAAtagtaataaagaaaaaaaacataaatttttgtACATATGTTTATATgcgaaattttatatttattttatttattaaaaaagtcTCAATTCTTGAGAAAGCAAACAAATATTTCATGGAGACACCAAAAAAGAAGTATTTCATGGAAAAAGTAAATGTAGAGTCATTAGGAAAAGAGCAAACTATTAAaatttgttgtaaaataaataaaagatatactaaatataaaataaaaatgtataaatagaagattctagtattaatataattagctcaataacaaTAATTCATATATGTATTTACTAATATTGTATGTTGTAATATATATGCAtatcaagagagagagagaagtattCAGTAAAATTGGAacgtaaagagagagagaattgattTATTTATTGTTGTGTTATCATCATAGACTTAAGTCTCTGTTGATACACATACGAAACTTTGATTTTCCACACTCcattatttgaaaattaaagattctTTCATTGAGAAACTGAGCTGTTCAAGAATTAATGGGCATCCAACTCATTTCTCATTCTTATcacaataaaattatatttgaaagtTCACATTGCTAAAAAAATAATTCGAAAAAATATCCacgacaaataaatttttaaaaaagttaaaaatgcgataaaaaaattacatattaaaaatatatttaaaattttttttagaaataatattttaatataattttttagcaagcatcattaaaaaataaaatttattatcctcaaaattttataatttatgtcaagtcattttcttaattttttttattgtaagtcactaaatttttgaaaaataaaaaaaattaaaatcaaattttattctaaattttttgaatatttttaaatatttattcaaatattaacacaaaaatttagattaaataaataaattatttattaaatataatttttttatcacttataaaatatataatatttattaattttttgttacattttcagattattttaaaattatttttttaataatatcttttaaaaaattgtgTGTCAGGATTTAAATCTTTTAGATAATAAATTGATAGATAACTCTTTAAAATACAACAAATAGGAGTGGAAGTAAACAAATAACCCActccaaaataaaaaagaaaaacaaaaacaaacgcCAAACAAAATTCTACGATAAATTTCGATCAATATCTTCTGCGTAgggttcctctctctctctctctctcttccgttTCTCTCTGATCCAAATCGAAGCCATTTTTTGTTCTCATGTACTCGATTCTCAGCGCAGGTCTTCGCCCTTCTTCGTCTTCTCCCAATTCCACTCGTTGAAGTTTCTATCTTTTTGACAATTTACCCTGCTTTTCATGGTGGATATGGATGTGTTTGGAGCTGGGGGTAATCTTGGAGGAGCTCCTACCACAGAGGATCTTAGGCAATTAGGGGGTGCTTCCTCAGGTTCGCTTCACCTTCTTGGATTCAAATTTCCCCTTTTATTGGTGTTTATTTTGTGCAGCTTTTGTTCCTGTAGATCTGGTCCGTTTTAGCCACTAATTTGATTTGAAGTATGGGAATTTTGATGCATGATTTACTACCGTGTTAATGAAATTGGTCTGTTTTGTGCCCTAAAGGTGTTTATTTTCTGTGTTATATATTCAGTTCACAGAAGCTCAATTATCAGCCATTTAGTTTGGGGTGTTATGGTCTGCAAGGTATAGCTGAACCTGGAGATTGTGGTAGAGTTGATAGTTCTGTTGATTAATGGCCCTTTGTAGTTAGATTTTACGGGTTGATAGTTCTGCTGATTAATGGTCCTTTGTGGGTAGAAGTTACAAGTTAGTAACGAAAATGTATAGAAGACAGTAACAATTCAGAGTGAAGAGATAAGGTTTGGAGAGCCTTAGCACATATATTCATTCTGTCTTCCCATaggctctttttttttctctatagTTCTGGGCTTGCCCTCTGACCATATTTTGCTTAGTAGTTTTTGAAGTCACTGAAGTgtaagtaaaatatttttgtatgtgTCGGGATTGAGGATTAGCGTTTGAGCATTCGTTAATGCTAAGTAGAAGGACAACCTAGTTTGGTTTGTGCGCACATACAAACACAACCATAATCTGGTCAGTCTTGCAAATTTCCTTAAGCATTGGAAGCATGTTAGAACTGAATAGCAACTGGAAaacaattttgattttgttacacaattttttcttttttattaaaaattattcactttgttttctttattaattttatgcTATAAGATGAGTTGCCCTTAAGgtctatattatgtatataatatctgCTCAACAGCTCAAGTAGTGCAATGTTAAGCTACTGTCTATATATGCTGTGAATTTTGGATTTCTTCTGGTTCAAAgtatctactaacatctctttacttttacttttggattttttatatattgttttccTGGATTTGAAGAATTTGGAAGAAGTTTTTTGACTCATACTTTTGTGTCGTGCAGAAAATGCAGTATTTGATGCATCACAATATGacttttttggaaaagattttgttGAGGAAGTGGAGTTGGGGGGTTTAGAAGATGAAGATGGTGAATTGCCTCCTGTTGGATTTGATGAAGAGGAGGAGATTTTTTTCAATAGAGAAGAGGTTAGGTGTCTGCATATTTATTTCTACATAATGCCATTCATCTTAAAATGACTGTGATCTAGTTTGCATAATTTGTTCCTTAAATAATGTTTTTGGATTTTGTGAGTAGACACTAAACAGTATGTGCAATTTTCCTTTTGCATAACTGGTTgtaatgttttttctttttctttttctttttcttttaacatTGTAAGTGTTATACTTATCTTTTTGCAATTCCTGCTTCTTGTACTTGTTCATAAGCTAATGATGTATCTATTATTGATTTGCTCCTTTTAAATGGTTGTTAGACTTGATATATCAATCCAATTGTTTTGCTATACTTAATGGAGCTAAACTGATACAGTGAATTCTCCTGGACAAAGGGATGGAATTACAACTCACAAAAAAAGTACATAAGTCTTTGATAAAGCATGGTTTCATTTGTTTTGCATACTTCTAAATTTTTTGGTCATTGTTTCATTGGTGGTTCTGGAAACCAAGGAAGGAATTTAAATGGAGATCTCCCTCCTTCTTAGCATAAGTGATTTGTTTTGTCCTATCTCACTTTCCTTGCACGATTTTATCtcctttttggtcagttcttgtTGCTCAATGTTGGTAGAAGAAATGTAtatacccccccccccccccgcgcgGCCCGTCCCCATCCCCCGGGGCTCTTGGGCAGGCGGGCGGGCGCAATCATGGTCAAAATCTTTCTGgacaatttttctttgattacaTAAATATTAGGAAATAACAAGTTCATTAATGGCTGTTCTTTTTCTGACTGAATAGTTACTTAAGCACACCTgaatggttgaaaaagatattgcttGGAGGTTTATTCTTTCTGTAATTAACTCTCATTTTTGCATTGCAGGGTGACGATTTAAGATCTACTTCAGAGGTTGACGATCTCACAACAACATTTTCAAAGGTTAGATTATTCAGCATTTGTGCTTCATGTTTATTCTTGATGCAGGACATTTTTTTAGATTAGTTGGCCAAAACATTGGCACTTAACATTTATATCAACCTATTTGGATTGGCCAATTTAGTAACATAAAGGGAGGAAGAAAAGGAAATCCCAATGCATTGCTATGTTATGATGTATGAATCATCTCTTCTCTCCACAAGGAACAATAGTGACTGGTAATTGTGGAATATGAACTAAGGAGGATGATGTTTTGCTTTAGTTTCAGTAAGAAAGTTTTTGAGAGAGCAAGTTCTATGGGAACAAGGGTATGTAACGTTTAAACAATAGCATGAGTATTATTATTCTACAATTTCACTCCTCAACTGTCACGTTTGATGAATGTAATATCAGAGGAATATGTGGAATGCAGCCAAGGTTTTGTTTCCGTGTTAAATAATGGGTTTCTTTAGAAGAAAGAGTTACACAGGGAAGGTGTTTGAGAACGATGTTAATTGTCTGTTTCTTCACTACAATGCTAATTAGTAGTTGCCTGTTAATAGTGTATATGTTGTTGGCTTATTTTAAATAGCTTTATGTTGATTGACACTGACCTTAGGTTCTTGTCTTATTTCAGTTGAACAAGGATGTTAGTGGGTCAAGTGCTGGACTCATTGGTGAACATGGATCAAGAGAAAGTGAGTTGACGAATTATATAATTTGAAACAAATAGGGGAATGACCAACTATCTAATATTTACGAGGAATGACCAGTTATGGATTTATTATACATATTAAGAGTGACGTGCTCCTTCCTAACCTGTAATTTGTTAAAAGTTCTTGCATCCCTTCCTTCCATActgaccaccaccaccacaaaacctccttatatttataatatattgcACAAATAGCCCTAAATGCTATGTGGCCTGACCCATCTGTTAACTGAGCAATTTATTCTTCAATGTCTCTTGTCAAATGTCTTTCTATTATTTAACATGATATAATTAGAAAAGGAGGGCATATTTATTTGGTGCTGATGAAGTTAAGGTTCATTTCATTGGCTATAACCATTCAAGTCAAAGTTcttctataataaaattaaaattaatcttaTCATGAACACTGCCTTACAAGCACCCCATTAGGTTATGCCATGATTTAATCAGAACAGGTTTGTGTTGATGAAATGTGATTCATGTTGTTGGCTAGATGTATTTGAAAGACCATATTGTCAACTGTATTACTCTTCTTTCCTTAGTTGATCCATTTATCATTTATGTTAATTTGGGTTTCTTTGTGTCTAGATTCATCTGCTGCTGAACGGGCACATAGGGATGATATTTATAATTGGTATGATCAGCATGATTATGACAGTGAAGGTGGTCAGGATCTCAAAAGATGGTCATCACAACCACATAATTCATTGGCTCTGTTACAAGAGTCTAAGGGCTTGTTGTATAGAACATCCTCATATCCTGATCAGCAGCAACATCAACATTTTTCTAGTGAACCAATTATGGTGCcaaaatcttctttttcttcttatcctCACTTTGGTGGCATGCAACAACAAGATTCCCCAAATCAGAGCATGGGCCATCTGAATATCCCATTTCATGCTGGTGGGTCACAGATGCCAATGTCTTCACCTAATCAATCTCATTTGCCTAACTCCCAGATCCCATTGGCTGGCCTTTCCCATGGGTCTCATTTTGGTGGGAATTTGCATCAGTTTCCTAGTGGATCTCCTGTTAATAATCGAATGCCGAATCAATGGCTCAACCAAGGTGAATTATATTCTGGAGATCCTCCCAACATTCTGAACAATTTATTGCAGCAGCAATTACCTCTTCATAATGGATCAATACGTCCTCACTTAGTGACTCAGATGCAGCAGCAGCAACAGGAACAGCAGCAGAGGATGCGTCCCCCTCAGCCTTCAACAGGATATTTACCTGGTTTGCAGTCCCATTTATTTAACCCTAGTATTTCCTCAGGTTTACCCTTTGATCAGATGGCTGGGCTAATGGAACTAAGGGATCAAATACCAAAATCAGCTCAAAGAGGTAGACAGAACTTTCGGTTCCCCCCTCAGGGTTTTGATATAAGTAACATGAAGAGTAATATCGGATGGCCTCGATTTAGGTCTAAGCATATGTCAACTGAGGAAATTGAGAATATTCTGAGAGTGCAGCTTGCAGCAACTCATAGTAATGATCCATATGTAGATGATTATTACAACCAAGCCTGTCTTGCGAAAAGATCAGCAGGTGCTAAGCTGAGGCATCACTTTTGTCCAAATCAAATAAGGGAACTCCCTCTGCGAGCCTCTACTAATACTGAACAACATGCATTTCTTCAGGTTGATGCTCTAGGAAGGGTTCCTTTCTCATCAATCCGGAGGCCCCGTCCTCTTCTAGAAGTTGATCCTCCAAATTCCTCTCCAGCTGGTGGCAATGAGCAAAATATATCAGAGAAGCCCCTTGAAAAGGAGCCAATGCTTGCAGCAAGGGTCACAATTGAGGATGGTCTTTGTCTTCTTCTTGATGTAGATGATATTGATCGTTTCCTACAGTTTAATCAGCTTCAGGATGGTGGAATTCAGTTAAAACGGAAGCGGCAGAGTCTTCTGGAAGGACTTGCAGCATCACTTCAGTTAGTTGATCCACTGGGAAAGACTGGACATACAGTTGGGCTTGCTGCAAAAGATGACCTTGTGTTTCTCAGGATAGTTTCTCTACCCAAGGGTCGGAAGCTTCTTGCTAAGTATCTTCAGCTGCTTTTTCCAGGTGGTGAGCTAATGCGAATTGTGTGCATGGCAATCTTTCGTCATTTGAGATTCTTATTTGGTGGTCTTCCCTCAGATCCAGTTGCTGCAGAAACTGTAAGTAACCTTGCAAGGGTTGTTTCAAAGTGCATCCGTGAAATGGATCTTGGTGCACTAAGTGCTTGTCTAGCAGCAGTTGTTTGTTCTTCTGAGCAGCCTCCTCTACGTCCACTTGGAAGCCCTGCTGGAGATGGGGCTTCCCTTGTTTTGGTGTCTGTGCTTGAGAAGGCAACTGAACTTCTGACTGATCCTCATGCTGCTAGCCATTATAATATTGCAAATCGTTCCCTTTGGCAGGCTTCATTTGATGAATTCTTTGGCCTTCTGACCAAGTATTGTGTGACCAAATATGACAGTGTCATGCAATCATTGCTTGTTCAAGGTATACCAAATATGGGTGGTATTGGCTCAGATGCTGCCAGAGCTATTAGTAGGGAAATGCCAGTTGAGCTCTTACGGGCCAGTCTACCCCACACTGATGATCGCCAGAAAAAGCTATTGCTTGATTTTGCTCAGCGCTCTATGCCCGTAGTTGGATTCAACAGTAATGGTGGCGGTAATGGTGGCCATGTGAACTCGGAGTCAGTGCTGAGTTGATTATAATCCAGATTCCTGAAGGAGATTGTCTTCGAAGTAAAAAATGGCACCAAATCACATGGGGACAACCTTATGCTTCTAATTATTTCAGAGCAATTTCTGCTGTGGAAGTATCAGGTTCATCTGCCTTGGAAGTCTTGGCCTCTTATGTTTTACTTGTTATATTGCTGATTTGCCATGtagaattttgtgacaaatttgcAATCAGGCCTATTGTGTATTATGATAAACTTGGCTTGATATGTTCCTcttgtcttgtctttttcttcTGACGGGGGAGCTTCCTGTTACGGGGTTGGTGGTCTTCTAGAGAGCATGTAGTGGGGTAGTATGTGCAGGATTAGGTGTAAGTTGGGATTCCCATGGTCTTTTAATATTATCATACAAAGGCATGGGGATGGTTGTGTCCATACCCCATATCTACCTTTATAGGTAACATCCAAATTGAAGTGGCAACTGAGGGTGCACCAATTTATCCAGTGAACTAGGTggtggcatgacaagcttttcTGAACCATAGATGATGCGGTTGGTGCGCCTAGGAGGAATAAATTATGGTAAACCTTGTTCCATGGTATTCTGGTTTTCAACTTATATTTTCCTTCCCTTGGACCGGTCAATTGGTGTAGTTTTTGTATCATCACTTGCTTCCCATTAGATTGGACTAATATATTGGTCTATTTTCTTGTCTCCATGTTTGTCTTGGATTACATGTTTAATTTCTATGATTTTTTGGCCATgaccaatacatcaaattttgaatataatgcaAATGCAGTTTTGAAGATGTTGTGGTCTCTGGAATCTTAACCTACAGTTAGCTCCAGGGATTTAACTGTCATGATGCCACCATGGGGTTCCTTGTCTAAAATCAACTATTTTCAtgcaaacattatttttgggtggGTGAACGAGTGTTACTCTTTAATTGCCAATATATGGATATCTTTATAGTCACTGTTAAGTTTGTACCCACCTACACTTCTCATGTATATATATCATCATCAATGGAGGTAAAGAGAAGAGTACACAATAAAGCTTTATCCTACTATGTAATAGAAGAGCATATTGTTTATCACACTATGTAGATAGAACATATTGTACAAAAATAATAGACAGGCATAAAATGGACGattatgatttcttttttttGATAGATTATGAAGATTATTATCTCTTTCCATACGAGAAAATTATGTTCTCAATGAGCAGCATTCAGTTTAGGACAAAATGCATATGGACATGACTCTCTAATTATGACGAACATAGAATATTGCAAGAATATATAACATCTAATAACCGATCATAACAACTTAGAATGGTCGATGGGGTCAACGATTAACATACCATTCATCATGGGATAACGGTTAATGAATGGGCGATGGCTTTAAATCTTGAGCAAATTAAGTTACTGTAGGTGGTTGTTAACAAATACAAAAGAGTAAATACCCTTTCTGGTCCTTGTCCATTTTGAAATTTGACTACCCGCCCCCTATCCTTTATAAATTATCAAATCGGCCCTTATCCATTTACGCCGTGATACCAATTAGCCCTTGAGTTGGTTTCTCCGTTCAAAGTCGACGGAAAACGCTGAGGTGTAACGTGCTATCCGTGACGTGGCTTTGGATCATCAAACGTGGATTGCTCTGTAAGCATGTGGACAAATAAGCCCCTGCAGACTCAgcaaaatgacgtcgttttgcTTGGCATCATTTTGCTCGTTTGGGGTGAAATATCATTCTCTCCCTTGTGCACACCCCAATCACCATACATCACCCTCGTTCCATCCTGAAAATTACGAAGAAATCCTAAGAGACCGAAACATCTCCCTCCAAGCAAGCTGACAGAGACTTCCAACAGGGAGGGGTTGACGGTGCTGCAGACGAAGGAACTGACGGCGCTACTAAGGTTAGTGTCGCTATCTGAGTCTTGAAGCTTCGTTAGCTTGTGTTGCTCCATTTTTTTTCTGAACTTGGTTACTGTTAATGATGATTTAGATTAGTGATCACCCCATGCATGTTCTAGAATGTTAAAATGAGGCGTGATGGAAGttgttaattagtttttaattattgcACATTGTTGTTCTAATAGATGTCATATGAAATAGTCCCTGTTTTTCATCATGGGGGTTCGTTTGAAAGGGATGAAGATGGTGCATTGTTCTACCGTGACGGAAGTGTTGAGACATTTCCTCCGTTAGACATAGATTATGTTAATTTCAAGGATTTGGAGGAAATGTTCAAGGGTTTGGGGTATACAAGTTACAAACAAATGTATTGGTATGATGGCAGTTCCCTTGATTTAGAGTCTGGGTTGCATGTTTTGAAAGGGGATAAGGAAATCAATGAAATGTGTGATAAAAAGATGGAGAATGTGGAGTCGGATTTGTTGGTTATTTACTTTGAGCATGATGTTAGTCAACCAGTATATGGCCCTGATGTTGTTGAGGTAGATTCACCTTCTTCTAATGACGGATATGAAACAACCGAAGACGAACCCTACAAACCCCCTCCAACTGGATTAGAATCTGATAGTAGTAGTAGTGATGAGGAAGTAAATGTACAGAGGAAGAGTATGAGGAAGAAGCAGCCTAGTGTGAGGATGAAAGAGGCAATGGATGCTGGACAAAAGGGTGCTAGGAAGAAGAGTTGTGTTAGACAACAGACacctaagaagaagaagaatgtgccACCTGGTATTTTTGGTGATAAGGACATGTCTCCTAGGACTAAGAAGAAGAAGGCTAAGAGGTatgttggaagaaaaagaaaacatgttcTATCCCAACAAGAAACAGACAATGAGCCAAACAGTGGGCCTAGTGGAGATCAAGGTAATGGGCCAGGTGATGTTGACCCAAATGGTGAGGCAAGGGATAAGCCCAATTCAGATCCAGTGGCTGAGGAGTTGGACTCGGACCTGGAAAAGCCATATGAATATGAGTCTGAGGCATTTAACTCCCCAATTTCTGACTCAGATGAGGAGCATAAGGCAAGATATCCTGATTTTAATGAGGATGCAAAGTATGGTGAAGTTCAGTTTCAGGTTGGACAACACTTTGAGACCATGGCAATGTTCAAGCAAGCACTTAAGGATTACTTTGTATATGAGGGAAAAGAGCTTATGTATTTGAAGAATGAGCCAAAGAGGATTAGAGCAAGATGTGCTGAGGAGGGTTGTCCATGGCTGGTGTTTTGCTCTCATAATAGTCAGAGTCTCAGTTTTCAAATCAAGACATTCATTGGAGAGCATAACTGTGGTAGGAATTTGAGCAGCAACATGGCTGATAGATCTTGGGTGACAAGTAAGCTGGTAAAAAGGTTAGTAACTCAACCTCTGATGACTCCGAAAGAGGCACTAGAGCACATGAAGCAGGACTATAATGTCCATATAAATTATAGGATGATATACAGAGCCTTAAAAGCTGCTAGAGAGCAAGTAATTGGAAAGGAGCGAGAACAATATGGAAAGCTGCATGACTActtaaatgaaattcacaaaagcaATCCTGGATCCACTGGTATGGTTGATGTCATTCCTCAACCGGAGGGTCGTCCACTCTTCAATAGGTTGTACATTTCACTGGATGCATGCAAGAAAGGCTTCAAGGCGGGCTGTCGCCCTCTGATTGGATTGGACGGATGCTTCTTAAAAGGGTACTTCGGAGGTCATCTGTTGTCAGCTGTGGGGCAGGATGCCAATAATAGTTTCTTTGTTATAGCTTTTGCTGTAGTTGAAGCTGAGAACACTGATTCTTGGAAATGGTTTCTTTCAATCCTGCATGATGATCTTGGTTCTGTGGCTGCCAATGGGTGGAACTTCATGTCTGACCAGCAGAAGGTTATATTCCTTCTTTCTTTGTATTTCCTTTTTGTTATATGGTTTGTGTTCTGTGTTTATAAATTAATTCAACTGTTCTTATGAACTGTTATTGCAGGGTTTGGCTAAGGCATTGCATGAGGTAATGCCACAAGCGCATCATAGGAATTGTGTCTTACATA
This region of Arachis hypogaea cultivar Tifrunner chromosome 8, arahy.Tifrunner.gnm2.J5K5, whole genome shotgun sequence genomic DNA includes:
- the LOC112707384 gene encoding uncharacterized protein, whose translation is MSYEIVPVFHHGGSFERDEDGALFYRDGSVETFPPLDIDYVNFKDLEEMFKGLGYTSYKQMYWYDGSSLDLESGLHVLKGDKEINEMCDKKMENVESDLLVIYFEHDVSQPVYGPDVVEVDSPSSNDGYETTEDEPYKPPPTGLESDSSSSDEEVNVQRKSMRKKQPSVRMKEAMDAGQKGARKKSCVRQQTPKKKKNVPPGIFGDKDMSPRTKKKKAKRYVGRKRKHVLSQQETDNEPNSGPSGDQGNGPGDVDPNGEARDKPNSDPVAEELDSDLEKPYEYESEAFNSPISDSDEEHKARYPDFNEDAKYGEVQFQVGQHFETMAMFKQALKDYFVYEGKELMYLKNEPKRIRARCAEEGCPWLVFCSHNSQSLSFQIKTFIGEHNCGRNLSSNMADRSWVTSKLVKRLVTQPLMTPKEALEHMKQDYNVHINYRMIYRALKAAREQVIGKEREQYGKLHDYLNEIHKSNPGSTGMVDVIPQPEGRPLFNRLYISLDACKKGFKAGCRPLIGLDGCFLKGYFGGHLLSAVGQDANNSFFVIAFAVVEAENTDSWKWFLSILHDDLGSVAANGWNFMSDQQKGLAKALHEAAKSTTMREFKDSMELVKKMNTTAWEYLQKFDPGSWTKAYFSHGPKCDNITNNMCEVWNAKIVEYREKPILTMCEELRSYIMRKMAGHKHRISKCKGLPCKHAVAAISRLRKQGLKPEDFAHKWLTMDVVRATYGDSIKPVNSEEFWEETNRLRPEAPIIRRPPGRPTKKRAVDVVAESQMQQQGHNVRKSFQVTCSKCGQKGHYHMTCKGAPANPNWQPKRKKAKQQQTENQSSQPPPDQQEAQAGEGVGSNVPQNVTAPSIDPVGKAKRQKKKVPKTSNTHSVQQETRVDTQSSHPAQPPLEGVDSNTQPSNPATPTALPQGPNFRPKQAITRPPAPTVHHSQQQATAPTVQPPLQQATTPNSQPSTQQQLPSEGATDSGTATTPFMFIPTPGLNAPHKFNPTYGFRPPRIQK
- the LOC112707383 gene encoding protein PAT1 homolog, translated to MVDMDVFGAGGNLGGAPTTEDLRQLGGASSENAVFDASQYDFFGKDFVEEVELGGLEDEDGELPPVGFDEEEEIFFNREEGDDLRSTSEVDDLTTTFSKLNKDVSGSSAGLIGEHGSRENSSAAERAHRDDIYNWYDQHDYDSEGGQDLKRWSSQPHNSLALLQESKGLLYRTSSYPDQQQHQHFSSEPIMVPKSSFSSYPHFGGMQQQDSPNQSMGHLNIPFHAGGSQMPMSSPNQSHLPNSQIPLAGLSHGSHFGGNLHQFPSGSPVNNRMPNQWLNQGELYSGDPPNILNNLLQQQLPLHNGSIRPHLVTQMQQQQQEQQQRMRPPQPSTGYLPGLQSHLFNPSISSGLPFDQMAGLMELRDQIPKSAQRGRQNFRFPPQGFDISNMKSNIGWPRFRSKHMSTEEIENILRVQLAATHSNDPYVDDYYNQACLAKRSAGAKLRHHFCPNQIRELPLRASTNTEQHAFLQVDALGRVPFSSIRRPRPLLEVDPPNSSPAGGNEQNISEKPLEKEPMLAARVTIEDGLCLLLDVDDIDRFLQFNQLQDGGIQLKRKRQSLLEGLAASLQLVDPLGKTGHTVGLAAKDDLVFLRIVSLPKGRKLLAKYLQLLFPGGELMRIVCMAIFRHLRFLFGGLPSDPVAAETVSNLARVVSKCIREMDLGALSACLAAVVCSSEQPPLRPLGSPAGDGASLVLVSVLEKATELLTDPHAASHYNIANRSLWQASFDEFFGLLTKYCVTKYDSVMQSLLVQGIPNMGGIGSDAARAISREMPVELLRASLPHTDDRQKKLLLDFAQRSMPVVGFNSNGGGNGGHVNSESVLS